The following proteins are co-located in the Paenibacillus sp. JNUCC32 genome:
- a CDS encoding alpha-mannosidase gives MERIRRFIRELSERQWLESTELRDWDITRSAYMVPGVYEETAPYPEGQNFNRFPSTQGTTYFFRRNLELPPQWADGAIGLVFQSGGEGLLRINGASYQGLDRNHTFVTLDPKRIGMNMELEIELFDPIPEPVDPLNQQAVIQPPITRVQSLLVLVNVPVQSLMYTATVIRDSLILLPDTDMRRIRIMEALYQAMDRFVGLNDAAIRNGAEVTAIEHDLKQSVAAIGGHAEGTEHMVGQSHIDIAWLWPVRETVRKTSRTFSTMDALMNEYPEFKYAQSQPLLYQFLKDHDPELYERVKARIKEGRWELVGGMWVEPDLNIPSGESLMRQMLYGQRFYQEEFGLTSQIEWLPDTFGYCASLPQILKHGGIRYFMTTKLGWNDTNVFPYDLFHWVGIDGTPMLSYLNHGVNENTLPKDVHEHWQSYRQKAVHPEQMLLYGHGDGGGGVTREMLEYINRAELMVGQPASKYSTAAEFFDGIDAAQPKLPKWRGDLYLELHRGTYTTHARNKRHNRKAEILFREAELWNSVAFPSMDNEKKQGIVSELHDGWKLILLNQFHDIIPGSAITESYVTSEKEYAKVFQKGNRSLDLGLQVLADQADTEGEGVPYVIFNGLGWRRDAVISLEAEHGLTPYDSDGAPLPFDALSGENGETSQRLNVHVQGIPALGYTTIWMKPSAGNGKAAEKSTTVFADSWETDFYKVSFNERGEITSLWDKEAHREVIKPGEAANRFHFFHDRPTLWDAWDIDTRYEEQPAGDAELIEKKLVSAGEVQDVLRFRWRIHQSEITQDMIFYHHDRRIDFKTFVSWNESHKLLKVGFPIGVVAEKATYEIPFGTIERPTHRNTSWEQAQYEVCGHRFADVSEHGYGVSLINDCKYGYDVQDSTIRLSLLRAPKWPDVTADLGEHEFTYSLYPHNGDWRSAGIVRKAAELNHDLPWVRTGSKKGSQPAVHSFIPFESDHVILDTVKPAEDGTGYVLRMYESAGGRDAATVSWPYPCERVHLSNALEEELEQLDIAEGRLTLQFLPYEIKTIKLTTQHT, from the coding sequence ATGGAACGTATTCGACGCTTTATACGCGAACTGTCGGAGCGGCAGTGGCTCGAATCGACGGAGCTTCGAGATTGGGACATTACCCGGTCCGCTTACATGGTTCCGGGCGTGTACGAAGAGACGGCCCCTTATCCGGAGGGGCAGAACTTCAACAGGTTTCCGAGCACGCAGGGGACAACCTATTTCTTTCGGAGGAATCTTGAGTTACCTCCTCAATGGGCAGATGGAGCGATTGGGCTCGTGTTTCAATCCGGGGGCGAGGGGCTGCTGCGCATTAATGGCGCGTCTTATCAGGGATTGGACCGGAATCATACTTTCGTTACGCTGGATCCGAAGCGGATCGGAATGAACATGGAGTTGGAGATCGAATTGTTCGATCCGATTCCGGAGCCGGTCGACCCGCTGAATCAGCAGGCTGTCATTCAGCCACCGATTACCCGCGTACAAAGTTTGCTTGTCCTCGTAAACGTGCCTGTCCAGAGCCTGATGTACACCGCTACCGTGATCCGGGATTCGCTTATCCTGCTGCCGGATACGGATATGCGGCGCATCCGCATCATGGAGGCGCTGTATCAGGCCATGGATCGCTTCGTAGGCTTGAATGACGCTGCCATTCGGAATGGTGCCGAGGTAACCGCGATTGAGCATGATCTGAAACAGTCGGTCGCAGCCATAGGCGGCCATGCCGAAGGCACCGAGCATATGGTGGGCCAGTCCCATATCGACATCGCCTGGCTGTGGCCCGTTCGGGAAACCGTACGAAAAACAAGCCGCACCTTCTCCACGATGGATGCGCTGATGAACGAATATCCCGAATTCAAGTACGCGCAGAGTCAGCCGCTGCTGTACCAATTCCTGAAGGATCACGATCCCGAGCTGTACGAGAGAGTGAAGGCCAGAATCAAGGAAGGTCGCTGGGAGCTGGTCGGCGGGATGTGGGTCGAACCGGACTTGAACATCCCGAGCGGGGAATCCCTCATGCGTCAAATGCTGTACGGGCAGCGCTTCTATCAAGAAGAGTTCGGCCTGACATCGCAAATCGAATGGCTGCCGGATACGTTCGGATACTGTGCATCCCTGCCTCAAATCTTGAAGCATGGCGGCATTCGTTATTTCATGACAACCAAGCTTGGCTGGAACGATACGAATGTGTTCCCATACGATCTATTCCATTGGGTCGGGATCGATGGAACGCCGATGCTCTCCTATCTGAACCATGGCGTGAACGAGAACACGCTGCCGAAGGACGTTCACGAGCATTGGCAGTCGTACCGTCAAAAGGCCGTTCATCCGGAGCAGATGCTGCTGTATGGACACGGCGACGGCGGCGGAGGCGTAACTCGCGAGATGCTGGAATACATCAACCGGGCCGAGCTGATGGTCGGTCAGCCTGCCAGCAAGTACAGCACGGCTGCCGAGTTTTTTGACGGGATCGACGCAGCTCAGCCGAAGCTGCCGAAATGGCGCGGGGATTTATACCTGGAGCTTCATCGCGGCACCTATACGACGCATGCACGAAACAAGCGCCATAACCGGAAGGCGGAAATCCTGTTCCGCGAGGCGGAGCTATGGAACTCGGTGGCTTTCCCGTCGATGGACAACGAGAAGAAGCAGGGCATCGTCAGCGAGCTGCATGACGGCTGGAAGCTGATTTTGCTGAATCAATTCCACGATATTATTCCGGGTTCTGCGATAACGGAATCTTACGTGACCTCCGAGAAGGAATACGCAAAGGTATTCCAAAAAGGAAATCGTAGCCTGGATCTCGGGCTTCAGGTATTGGCGGACCAGGCCGATACAGAAGGGGAAGGCGTTCCGTATGTTATCTTCAACGGACTTGGATGGAGAAGGGACGCCGTCATCTCGCTAGAAGCAGAGCATGGTCTTACACCGTACGATTCGGATGGCGCGCCGCTGCCATTCGATGCCTTATCCGGAGAGAACGGCGAAACCTCGCAGCGCTTGAACGTTCATGTTCAAGGCATCCCGGCTTTGGGATACACGACCATCTGGATGAAGCCTTCGGCAGGAAACGGAAAGGCAGCGGAGAAGTCTACTACAGTGTTCGCAGATTCTTGGGAAACGGATTTCTATAAGGTCAGCTTTAACGAGCGCGGCGAAATCACGAGCCTGTGGGATAAAGAAGCACATCGGGAAGTAATCAAGCCGGGCGAAGCCGCGAATCGTTTCCACTTCTTCCATGACCGTCCGACGCTGTGGGATGCGTGGGATATCGATACCCGCTACGAGGAGCAACCCGCCGGCGATGCCGAGCTGATCGAGAAGAAGCTGGTGTCTGCGGGCGAAGTCCAGGATGTGCTGCGTTTCCGCTGGCGCATTCATCAGTCGGAGATCACGCAGGATATGATTTTTTATCATCATGACCGACGGATCGACTTCAAGACGTTTGTCAGCTGGAACGAATCGCATAAATTGTTGAAAGTCGGTTTCCCGATCGGCGTCGTTGCCGAGAAGGCCACCTACGAGATTCCGTTCGGAACCATTGAGAGACCGACCCATCGCAATACGAGCTGGGAGCAGGCGCAGTATGAAGTCTGCGGACACCGCTTCGCGGATGTGTCGGAGCATGGATACGGCGTCAGCCTGATCAACGACTGCAAATACGGATATGACGTTCAGGACAGCACGATCCGGCTGTCGCTGCTGCGCGCGCCGAAATGGCCGGATGTCACGGCGGATTTGGGAGAGCATGAGTTCACGTATTCCCTCTATCCGCATAACGGAGACTGGAGAAGCGCCGGAATCGTCCGCAAAGCAGCCGAGCTTAATCATGATCTGCCATGGGTGAGAACAGGTTCGAAGAAGGGTTCGCAGCCTGCCGTGCATTCGTTTATTCCGTTCGAGAGCGATCACGTTATCTTGGATACCGTAAAGCCGGCAGAAGACGGCACGGGGTACGTCCTTCGGATGTATGAGTCCGCGGGCGGCCGGGATGCGGCAACTGTGAGCTGGCCTTATCCTTGCGAAAGGGTCCATCTATCCAACGCCTTGGAAGAAGAACTCGAACAACTGGATATCGCGGAAGGAAGGTTAACCCTTCAATTCCTGCCGTACGAGATCAAAACCATCAAATTGACCACACAACATACTTAG
- a CDS encoding glycoside hydrolase family 3 N-terminal domain-containing protein produces MTYKDPRKPIAERVEHLLGLMNLEEKVGQLIQPFGWKTYEVNEGQITLTDSFKEQVKNGGVGSLYGTLRADPWTGVTLETGLSPREGAEAVNHIQRYAVEQSRLGIPILIGEECSHGHMAIGGTVFPVPLSIGSTWNADLYRDMCRAVALETRSQGGAVTYSPVLDVVRDPRWGRTEECFGEDPYLISEYAVASVEGLQGESLDSPSSVAATLKHFVGYGSSEGGRNAGPVHMGTRELMEVDMLPFKKAVEAGAASIMPAYNEIDGVPCTVNTELLDGILRKEWGFDGMVITDCGAIDMLASGHDTAEDGMDAAVQAIRAGIDMEMSGEMFGKHLQKAVESNKLEVSVLDEAVRRVLTLKFKLGLFENPYVDPQTAENVIGSEQHVGLARQLAAEGIVLLKNEAKALPLSKEGGVIAVIGPNADQGYNQLGDYTSPQPPAAVTTVLGGIRAKLGEDAQRVLYAPGCRIKDDSREGFEFALTCAEQADTVVMVLGGSSARDFGEGTIDLRTGASKVTDDALSDMDCGEGIDRMTLQLSGVQLELAQEIHKLGKRMIVVYINGRPIAEPWIDEHADAILEAWYPGQEGGHAVADILFGDVNPSGKLTMSIPKHVGQLPVYYNGKRSRGKRYLEEDSQPRYPFGYGLSYTEFSYSDIQMTPEVIGTDGTAVVSVNVTNSGDCEGSEVVQLYVSDAASKYTRPARELKGFQKISLQPGERRKVEFTIGPEQLQYIGQDYRQVVEPGLFRVMLGRHVNDTLSADLTVQED; encoded by the coding sequence ATGACTTATAAAGATCCCCGTAAACCCATTGCGGAAAGAGTGGAACATCTGCTTGGCCTGATGAACCTGGAGGAAAAGGTGGGGCAGTTGATCCAGCCGTTCGGCTGGAAGACCTATGAGGTGAATGAAGGTCAGATTACATTAACGGATTCATTTAAAGAGCAAGTTAAAAATGGCGGCGTCGGATCCCTTTACGGGACCCTTCGCGCCGATCCATGGACCGGTGTAACACTTGAGACCGGTCTTTCTCCGCGTGAAGGAGCGGAAGCCGTCAATCACATCCAGCGGTACGCCGTTGAGCAGTCTCGACTTGGCATTCCGATCCTGATCGGGGAAGAATGCTCGCATGGTCACATGGCCATCGGCGGCACGGTCTTTCCGGTGCCGTTGTCCATCGGGAGCACGTGGAACGCGGATTTATACCGCGACATGTGCCGGGCCGTCGCGTTGGAAACACGCAGCCAGGGCGGCGCGGTCACCTATTCGCCGGTGCTCGACGTCGTGCGCGATCCAAGATGGGGACGTACCGAGGAATGCTTCGGTGAAGACCCGTACCTGATCAGCGAATATGCGGTCGCATCGGTGGAAGGCCTTCAGGGCGAGTCCCTGGACAGCCCGAGCAGCGTTGCGGCGACCTTGAAGCATTTCGTTGGCTATGGCAGCTCGGAAGGCGGGAGAAATGCCGGACCCGTGCACATGGGCACGCGTGAGCTGATGGAAGTGGACATGCTGCCGTTCAAGAAGGCCGTGGAAGCGGGAGCGGCCTCCATTATGCCCGCCTATAACGAGATTGACGGCGTGCCATGCACCGTCAATACGGAGCTGCTTGACGGCATTCTCCGCAAGGAGTGGGGTTTTGACGGCATGGTAATCACCGACTGCGGCGCCATCGATATGCTGGCCAGCGGCCATGATACCGCCGAAGACGGAATGGATGCCGCTGTGCAGGCCATCCGCGCCGGCATCGATATGGAGATGTCTGGCGAGATGTTCGGCAAGCATCTTCAGAAGGCTGTCGAGTCGAACAAGCTGGAGGTCTCCGTATTGGACGAGGCCGTACGCCGAGTATTGACGTTAAAATTCAAGCTCGGATTGTTCGAGAATCCTTACGTGGATCCCCAGACAGCCGAGAACGTGATCGGCAGCGAGCAGCATGTCGGACTTGCCAGGCAGCTTGCGGCAGAAGGCATCGTTCTCCTTAAGAACGAAGCAAAGGCTCTGCCGTTATCCAAGGAAGGCGGCGTGATTGCCGTCATTGGACCTAATGCCGATCAGGGATACAATCAGCTTGGAGACTACACCTCTCCTCAGCCGCCGGCAGCCGTGACCACCGTGCTTGGCGGAATCCGCGCGAAACTGGGAGAAGATGCGCAGCGCGTATTGTACGCTCCGGGATGCCGCATTAAGGACGACTCCAGGGAGGGCTTTGAATTCGCATTGACTTGTGCGGAACAGGCCGATACCGTGGTTATGGTGCTTGGCGGTTCCAGCGCCCGCGATTTTGGCGAAGGCACGATTGATTTGCGCACAGGGGCCTCGAAGGTCACGGACGATGCTTTAAGCGACATGGATTGCGGCGAAGGCATTGACCGGATGACGCTGCAGCTATCCGGCGTTCAATTGGAATTGGCGCAGGAGATCCATAAGCTTGGCAAGCGGATGATCGTGGTGTACATCAACGGCCGTCCGATCGCGGAGCCGTGGATCGACGAGCATGCCGATGCGATTCTGGAAGCATGGTATCCTGGACAGGAAGGCGGACATGCGGTAGCGGACATTTTGTTCGGGGACGTGAATCCTTCCGGCAAGCTGACCATGTCGATACCGAAGCATGTCGGGCAGCTGCCGGTTTACTATAACGGCAAGCGGTCACGCGGTAAGCGTTACCTTGAAGAGGATTCCCAGCCGCGTTATCCGTTCGGATACGGGCTTAGCTATACCGAATTCAGTTATTCGGATATTCAAATGACTCCGGAAGTGATCGGAACGGACGGTACGGCGGTTGTTTCCGTGAACGTTACAAATAGCGGTGACTGTGAAGGGTCCGAGGTTGTACAATTATACGTAAGCGATGCCGCCAGCAAATATACGAGACCCGCCCGTGAACTGAAGGGCTTCCAGAAAATTTCCCTGCAGCCCGGAGAGCGGCGCAAGGTGGAATTCACGATCGGTCCGGAACAGCTTCAATATATCGGTCAAGATTACCGGCAGGTGGTTGAACCCGGGCTGTTCCGTGTTATGCTAGGCAGGCATGTGAACGATACGCTTAGTGCAGATCTGACCGTACAGGAGGATTAA
- a CDS encoding carbohydrate ABC transporter permease, with protein MKDFHQLSSGWNVVFNLIAGIFSFLCVFPFLFVMIISFTDEGSLARNGYQIWPEKWSLEAYKYVFQTGDTLLRSYGVTIFVTVVGTLLSLFIISLYAYAISRKGFRYRNFFSFFAFFTMLFNGGLVPTYIVATQLLGLKDSIWALILPLALNAFYIMILRTFYSTSVPDAIIESGKIDGASEFKIFYKLVLPLSLPGLATIGLFSTLGYWNDWFNALLYIDDPNLVPLQSMLMRIETSMQFILQNSQNSSLSMAALQSMPQDTSRMAMVVLATGPIILAYPFFQRYFIQGLTIGAVKE; from the coding sequence ATGAAAGATTTCCATCAGCTTTCATCCGGGTGGAATGTCGTATTCAACCTGATTGCCGGTATTTTCTCGTTCCTGTGTGTATTTCCGTTCCTGTTCGTTATGATCATCTCATTTACAGACGAAGGCTCACTGGCCCGTAACGGATACCAAATCTGGCCGGAGAAATGGAGTCTTGAAGCTTACAAGTACGTATTCCAGACAGGCGACACGCTTCTTCGTTCTTACGGCGTAACGATCTTTGTCACGGTCGTAGGTACGCTGCTCAGTCTGTTTATCATTTCGCTTTATGCTTATGCCATCTCCCGCAAAGGGTTCAGATACCGGAACTTCTTCTCGTTCTTCGCATTTTTCACGATGCTGTTCAACGGGGGTCTGGTGCCGACTTATATCGTAGCAACGCAATTGCTGGGCCTGAAAGATTCCATCTGGGCTTTGATTCTGCCTTTGGCGCTCAATGCCTTCTATATCATGATTCTGCGTACGTTCTACAGCACCAGCGTGCCGGACGCCATCATCGAGTCCGGTAAAATCGACGGTGCGAGCGAGTTTAAGATTTTCTACAAGCTGGTATTGCCGCTATCCCTGCCGGGTCTGGCTACCATCGGTTTGTTCAGCACGCTTGGGTATTGGAACGATTGGTTCAACGCATTGCTCTACATTGACGATCCGAACCTGGTTCCGCTGCAATCCATGCTCATGCGGATCGAAACCAGCATGCAGTTCATCCTGCAGAACTCGCAGAACTCATCCCTTAGCATGGCCGCTCTTCAGAGCATGCCGCAGGATACTTCGCGGATGGCGATGGTCGTTCTGGCAACCGGACCGATTATTCTGGCATATCCGTTCTTCCAGCGCTACTTCATTCAAGGTCTGACCATCGGCGCGGTTAAAGAATAA
- a CDS encoding ABC transporter substrate-binding protein, with protein MSKSKKKWLLPLTLLLSASMLLSACGGNKEESAGNGGGTAEKPVELIWYTIGTPQKDVDKVEAEINKYTAEKIGVTVDMKMIDFGDYNQKMQVMAASGEPMDILFTSSWAFDYVQNARKGAFMELDELIESHGKGIKEAIDPAFLEGSKVDGHNYAIPANKELPAQEAWRFNKTLLDKYNLDISNVKSMESLEPLLKTIKENEPNVVPLAISKDFGPLLPFDYIIEKMPMAVYLDDKEELKVVNFLEMPETMDMLKLMNKYYKAGYISPEAATTTSTQDLMTSGNWFTDRAATQPFADNLWSQSYGYPVVSTPAGDANIFNWSVMGSMQAISANSKYPEKAMEFLNLLNTDVYLRNLVDSGIEGVHYKKLSENVMENLPESKNYDMPTFALGNVMLTYLNPEDPENKWEEFKKFNESGQPAPLLGFNFDPTKVSTELAAVNNVKEEFWAPLMTGTVNPEEFLPKANEKLKAAGLDKIIAEAQSQIDAWKASK; from the coding sequence CGCTAACGCTTTTATTGTCCGCGTCCATGCTGTTGTCTGCATGCGGAGGCAATAAAGAAGAGAGTGCAGGAAACGGCGGGGGAACTGCCGAGAAACCGGTTGAGCTGATCTGGTACACCATCGGAACACCTCAAAAGGATGTTGACAAGGTTGAGGCAGAAATCAATAAATACACTGCTGAGAAGATTGGTGTAACCGTTGACATGAAAATGATCGACTTCGGGGATTACAACCAGAAGATGCAGGTTATGGCAGCTTCCGGCGAACCGATGGATATCCTGTTCACGAGCTCATGGGCGTTCGATTATGTGCAGAACGCACGTAAAGGCGCATTCATGGAATTGGACGAGCTGATCGAAAGCCATGGAAAAGGCATTAAAGAAGCAATCGATCCGGCGTTCCTGGAAGGTTCCAAGGTTGACGGACACAACTATGCGATTCCGGCCAACAAAGAACTTCCTGCTCAAGAAGCATGGCGCTTTAACAAAACATTGCTCGATAAATACAATCTCGATATTTCGAACGTAAAATCGATGGAAAGCTTGGAGCCGCTGCTTAAAACGATCAAGGAAAACGAACCGAACGTCGTTCCTTTGGCCATCAGCAAAGACTTCGGACCATTGCTTCCATTTGACTACATCATCGAAAAAATGCCAATGGCCGTATACCTGGACGACAAGGAAGAACTGAAAGTCGTGAACTTCCTCGAAATGCCGGAAACGATGGACATGCTTAAGTTGATGAACAAGTACTACAAAGCGGGATACATCTCCCCAGAAGCTGCAACAACAACTTCGACGCAAGATCTGATGACATCCGGCAACTGGTTCACGGACCGTGCGGCTACACAGCCATTCGCGGACAACCTGTGGAGCCAAAGCTACGGCTATCCTGTCGTATCTACTCCTGCCGGCGATGCAAACATCTTTAACTGGTCGGTTATGGGTTCGATGCAAGCGATTTCCGCAAACTCGAAATACCCTGAGAAAGCAATGGAGTTCCTGAACCTGCTGAACACCGACGTATATCTTCGTAACTTGGTTGACTCCGGTATCGAAGGCGTGCACTACAAGAAGCTTAGCGAGAACGTAATGGAAAACTTGCCAGAATCGAAAAACTACGACATGCCTACTTTTGCGCTTGGCAATGTCATGCTGACTTACTTGAATCCTGAAGATCCTGAGAACAAATGGGAAGAGTTCAAGAAGTTTAACGAGTCCGGCCAGCCTGCTCCGCTTCTCGGTTTCAACTTCGATCCAACCAAAGTATCCACAGAACTCGCTGCTGTCAACAACGTAAAAGAAGAGTTCTGGGCGCCGCTGATGACAGGTACCGTCAATCCTGAAGAGTTCCTGCCAAAAGCGAATGAAAAGCTGAAAGCTGCTGGTCTGGATAAGATCATCGCTGAAGCACAAAGCCAAATTGATGCTTGGAAAGCAAGCAAGTAA
- a CDS encoding ABC transporter permease, with translation MGQFFKNIMTNKAMLFMVLPGTLWFLLFSYLPMFGTIIAFKEYRFSRDGFWASIVNSEWVGFQNFKFLFSTNDAYIITRNTVLYNFVFIILGLILSVALAIVLSEIVNKKLAKVYQTGMFLPYFLSWVIVGYFAFSFLSMDKGMLNQILGWFGMEPVQWYSEAKYWPIFLTLISLWKSVGYNSVVYLAAIMGIDKSLYEAAMIDGANKWQQIKAITLPMLKPLMTILTLLAIGKIFYADFGLFYQVPRDSGTLYSVTNVIDTYVYRGLKTTGEIGMSTAAGLYQSVVGFILVMVSNYIVRKYDKDNALF, from the coding sequence ATCGGACAGTTTTTCAAAAATATTATGACGAATAAGGCCATGCTGTTCATGGTTTTGCCGGGGACCCTGTGGTTTCTCTTATTCTCATATTTGCCCATGTTCGGGACCATTATTGCATTTAAGGAATACCGCTTTAGCCGAGACGGGTTCTGGGCAAGTATCGTTAATAGTGAATGGGTAGGATTCCAAAACTTTAAATTCCTGTTCAGTACCAACGATGCTTACATCATTACGCGCAACACCGTTCTTTATAATTTCGTGTTCATCATATTAGGTCTCATTCTATCCGTAGCGCTGGCTATCGTATTGTCTGAAATCGTGAACAAGAAATTGGCGAAAGTCTATCAAACCGGCATGTTTCTGCCGTACTTCCTGTCCTGGGTTATCGTAGGTTACTTCGCATTCAGTTTCCTGAGTATGGACAAAGGGATGCTGAATCAGATTCTGGGCTGGTTCGGCATGGAGCCGGTTCAGTGGTATTCCGAAGCCAAGTATTGGCCGATATTCCTGACGTTGATCAGTTTGTGGAAATCCGTAGGTTATAACAGCGTCGTCTACCTGGCGGCGATCATGGGGATCGACAAATCCTTGTACGAGGCGGCGATGATTGACGGAGCGAACAAATGGCAGCAGATTAAAGCCATCACGCTTCCGATGCTGAAACCGCTGATGACCATTTTGACTCTTCTTGCGATCGGTAAAATCTTCTACGCTGACTTTGGTCTCTTCTATCAAGTGCCAAGGGATTCGGGAACCTTGTATTCCGTAACGAACGTCATTGATACCTATGTATATCGCGGTCTGAAAACAACGGGCGAGATCGGCATGAGTACTGCTGCGGGTCTGTACCAGTCGGTTGTCGGATTTATCCTGGTTATGGTATCCAACTATATCGTTCGTAAATACGACAAGGATAACGCATTGTTCTAA